Genomic DNA from Salvia miltiorrhiza cultivar Shanhuang (shh) chromosome 1, IMPLAD_Smil_shh, whole genome shotgun sequence:
ttgtggcgagcattaaacagagcagagtgcacataaacattttattggataaatagtttatatttcacgaacatttaagctcaatagctaaatcatacatttggaaaaataagcccacctgtttaggcaaagcctgtcgtttaaacTTTATCTCTGAATcagaatagcagtgctaatcctcctgacgttcaaaacctacaagaaatctattcttaataggtctcttaaatctaaacttaagtcacggtaaagtacttaacattctatgattcacttagccgggttttcgaaatttatagaataaataattgaaaacatttctcttgagttaagaacaccaacaatattcttactcatcattcttttgtaattggaattataaataaaaccgaTTTaaacatgatgcaatgcatggcTCATTTCATAAATAAGCATAAAAagtttttactaaaatatgcaCAAGTTCTCTACTCCGTTCTGTTCTACTATGTAAACCAGCTCTGGtcatctcagctctgctctccgagctctgacttccagctctggcctcccagctctggctttccagctctggcctcccagCTCTAGCTTCCAGCTCTGgctttccagctctggcctcccagctctggctttccagctctggcctccgagctctggctttccagctctggcctccgagctctggctttccagctctggcctcccagctctggctttccagctctggcctcccagCTCTGTCattccagctctggcattcagctctgtcattccagctctggcattcagctctgtcattcagctctggcattcagctctgcctttcagctctgctctgccatccagctctgctctgcccttcACCCCCAACCTCTGAACATACGCcgattctctctctttctcagccTACCAGTACAGCTCACGCAGATctcctccttggcaacggcgaagcgCCGTCACCTCTCTCTGTTTCCGGCAACCGCAGCAAGCCATGGCCACCACCCTCACTTTCctctactctcgacttaaccaCCCAAAACTCCACAAAAATTCTACCTTTCTTCCATTTCTTAACACAGACACCCAAGGTATGCAAGCATGAAAACAAGACTCTACCTTTATCTATTCTTTCAAAACTTATGCAGCAAAAATAAAGacatataaacacacaaaaATCAAGAACATGAATTTGGATTtctaaattgaaaagtaaagggaaGAAGCAAGGGAGTTAAAGGTGGAACCTTTAGAGGTTTGATCAAATACTCGGCTGCTTGAAATCGATGGGCTGCTGTTCTTGCAGCTCCGTCCGACATGTTGGAATGAGAGAGAAATAAGTGAAAGAGAGGAGATGATTTACGTGAGCAGCGGaggagatatatatatttgaagagGGGGAATAGTGAGGCGGTGGAGATGGAGAAAAATATCTAGGAATCaagatgggttgggctttgTCAAGATTGGTTTGGGCTCTCATTTATCAACCAAAGGTAAATAAACATAAGgcccaaaagaaaataaataaatctcaaaacacataaatgcttgaatgtttaattaaataaatatgcaaagcatataaatttaattactaaatttacaaatgcttttgtaaatcatttttgttggaattaaaataaattctttttctcaatccggcgtgaatcatctaaattctaagttcaaaatttattctaaacttaggtcgaggaaacggggtattacagccagagcagagctagaactcgacagagctgaagcTCAGTCACCAGAGCGAACTTTCCAGACTTCCTTTGCCAGAGCTGGAATTCAAGTGTGCAGAGCTAAATCTACAGAGCTGGTATTTATTCGTCCAAAGCTGATACAATTCCAGAGCCGACtctccagagctgactattTCTATAGAGCTGATATATCTACAGAGTTGCCTACTATCCAGAGCTGCCAagactcgccagagctgccaaCACTTGCCAGAGCTGCCAAGACTTGTCGAGCAAGTTATCCTGAAGTCCCCTGTGCGCGCACGCTGCTTGATACTTATCTTTTAAGCCCAGTTTTGATGGGCCGTTTTGAGGGTTTTTAGGGTTGATCGGTAGTCTATATATAGGGCTCAATATTcttcatgaaaaataatcttTTAGCCTTCTTTCCAAGAATAGCTTCGACCTTAGGCAATCAAAACAATCTTAGTTTTAATTCTCGTTCTAGATAGTTCTTTAGTTTCGAGCTTTAGTTAGTTCTTAGTTAGCTTTTAATTCAGCTTTAGTTAGTTCTTTGttcgagttgtaatcaagtgacagatttgcttctcgacgatttcggtatttattttatttacgtttatttacttgcttttactttaattatgctttgctttcaattatgcaatttcgtttctgcctagttagattagaagcttttaattaaagttagtTAAATTCTTAGCCTCATAACGTTTAATTCAACTCGCCTTtactttatgcttttaattctgcctagggtttaatggtttatttatgcttaagtatttatgctttgttcttttttgcctagttaatgaTTCTTtctcgcctagttaattttaagattaagttttagttaagtttaatttacaagcattagttaatggTTCTTTTCCGCCTAgataattcttaagtttaatgtctagttaagtttaatttcaagtgttagtttaattttacaagTTTTCAATCCaatctttactgctttcttgtgatacaattaaaagccctttaagatcttctttgagagacgacattgggtcaacttaccattgctagagtgtccttgtcctattgcaagtcaatctagaggtgttttaggttgagtcaactAGAAACCCTTGTACACTGAAGAAGTTGAAGATCTGCTGTCCAAAACCCCCAATTCCATCTTCCTCAAGAAATGACGCAATCAGCGAAACCAATCTCAAGCCCAGTTCCAGATGCATGGTACCCCCCTCCCTACTCTCGCCGTTCTTCTGCTCGCCTTCGGCCTCGTCATTCTCGCCTCTTTCTTCATTTATGAAGCAACTTCCTCTAGGAAAAATTGCAATCTTGCAAAGGAATTGACTACTGGTGCAATTGCACCAGTTTTCTTGGGTTTCGGATCTCTGTTCTTGCTGCTCTCTTCTGGTGTCTATGTTTGAGTCTGTAACATCAAAAAGTAGTACAATGTATGAGGTTTTACATACTCACGACCTTTCCTCACATTCTGAACCTAAGCTGAGCTTGGCTTCAAGTTTTGATTAATCATTTGTGTGGCTCAATTCTCTCGGAGGCATTATTCACCCTTTTTCTTGAGTTGGCTGTATTCAAGAAGGTGAAGAAGGTGGGCCCCACAGAAAATTTAGTTAAGATAATAATGCTGACTAACGATGAGAAAACGGAGGTTAGGGCGAGGGAggtatttgcaccctttttcttgagttggggggtttagttgcacagaCAGTGAGAATGGGGAGGTAcacgctataagggctacacctaggagggcttatctgcaccttttcccttttaaaataaaattttgaacccgattagcccgatgAGCTAGCCCGAAACCAGAACATTTAGAGTTAGGATTAGAAATTTCTAACCAGAAAAAAACTTCAACCCGATTAGCCTGCACTCGAATAACCCGTAACCCGATatggctagcccgaaaccccaTGAATTGCCCCGATTGACATTTCTATTTATGTTTACCTTTATGTATATTctttttcaattatatgcatagtACTATGCGACACCGTCAAGTGACTCTCGATGTTGGTCAGTTGACGGAACATACTTTCACAATGAGGTCACATAgtgatatttatttaaaactaAGATCAattgattataaaaataattcgtacatttttataaatgaataagttatttaGCTCATTGAGATATCTCATAATACAATCTATGCaataattagtatttttttctcTATAATTTTTAGAAGTGACCAGCGTGAGTTACTatagttataaaaataaatttacaatcaaaataacaaaagttCGTCAATATGAAATTCATTTac
This window encodes:
- the LOC131006645 gene encoding LOW QUALITY PROTEIN: uncharacterized protein LOC131006645 (The sequence of the model RefSeq protein was modified relative to this genomic sequence to represent the inferred CDS: deleted 1 base in 1 codon), translating into MTQSAKPISSPVPDAWYPLPTLAVLLLAFGLVILASFFIYEATSSRKNCNLAKELTTGAIAPVFLGFGSLFLLLSSGVYV